Proteins encoded in a region of the Lepidochelys kempii isolate rLepKem1 chromosome 24, rLepKem1.hap2, whole genome shotgun sequence genome:
- the LOC140902721 gene encoding sialic acid-binding Ig-like lectin 16 codes for MGRALLPQQDAREPELPAQGPLWRAEGPAPPAATLRVLILALLWRASLCQQPGFTLTVRQSVSVQMGLCVLVPCTFAYPAWYDTSNPWARLYGHWYKDQADVGQDPPVASSDPSRRVSQETQGRFRLAGDLTRGDCSLQINDARRTDAGRYFLRVEKGKLKYNYLFNSDGTDLILSVPGLTEEPEIQISPARGLPGTLLAGEPVTVTCTAPGRCSGPPPRITWTGPFSDTARDVSALLANDTWARSSALHFTPAPGDHGKELVCTVTYHPPWGPSTRRTVRLHIGYPSGPPNITGTLTRNGRPVPDAWGAEGDVVSLETQEGDSLSLGCEAGGRPEATLSWAKGNESLSPGQGGAGRLELPNLSRGDAGEYRCWAKNPFGSASRALCVHVRFPVGNLQITVSRANRSDPQLFQDPGTPVGNGSQLTAREGDSLRFLCSVASNPPAVLGWVRGGRAVEGARPTGENQLQLELPNVTAEDGGLYGCWARNEESSAQGTFQLLVEYSPRPGTGLNTSCQHQGPGVSCSCSLRSHPPPRLLWQVDGEPLAGNGSRGALQVSSWAQGDEVFSTLSWTGSGDRGSRVFCLGSNPHGTYAALHFELSPPQRGAEEPGNLLGIGVACGLGVAVGIFLLGLCVIKLRELVPPSAEAGEAANGSLAENTADDANLIYSNVTTIPVDHNTPAAGRTKGVQDGSAAAQGPLGPGEPEELHYASIDFSKLQRKRGEPPEGPTTEYSEVRLK; via the exons ATGGGCAGAGCCCTGCTTCCACAGCAGGATGCCAGGGAACCGGAGCTCCCGGCTCAGGGCCCCCTCTGGAgagcagagggtcctgccccccctgCAGCCACGCTGAGGGTCCTGATCCTTGCCCTGCTGTGGAGGG CGTCCCTGTGCCAGCAGCCCGGATTTACCCTGACGGTGCGGCAGTCGGTGTCGGTGCAGATGGGTCTCTGCGTTCTCGTCCCCTGCACCTTCGCGTACCCAGCCTGGTACGACACCAGCAATCCCTGGGCCCGGCTCTACGGACACTGGTACAAGGATCAGGCTGATGTGGGCCAGGATCCGCCCGTGGCCAGCAGTGACCCCAGCCGGCGGGTGTCGCAGGAGACCCAGGGCCGGTTCCGGCTGGCGGGGGATCTGACACGTGGCGACTGCTCCCTGCAAATCAATGACGCCCGACGGACGGATGCGGGGAGATATTTCCTTAGAGTCgagaaaggaaaactgaaatACAATTATCTCTTCAATTCCGATGGCACTGATCTTATACTCTCCGTGCCAG GGCTGACGGAAGAGCCAGAGATCCAGATCTCGCCGGCGCGGGGGCTGCCAGGGACGCTGCTGGCCGGGGAGCCGGTGACTGTGACCTGCACGGCCCCCGGGCGCTGCTCCGGGCCCCCTCCCCGAATCACCTGGACGGGGCCATTCAGCGACACAGCCCGGGACGTCTCAGCCCTGCTGGCGAACGACACCTGGGCCCGCAGCTCCGCGCTGCACTTCACACCCGCCCCGGGGGACCACGGCAAAGAGCTCGTCTGCACAGTCACCTACCACCCACCATGGGGACCTTCCACCCGCAGAACCGTCCGGCTACACATCGGCT ACCCGTCCGGCCCCCCCAACATCACCGGGACCCTGACCAGGAACGGACGCCCCG TGCCAGATGCCTGGGGAGCTGAGGGCGACGTCGTGTCTCTGGAGACCCAGGAGGGCGACTCCCTGAGCCTGGGCTGTGAGGCTGGGGGCAGACCCGAGGCCACCCTGAGCTGGGCCAAGGGGAACGAGTCCCTGAGCCCCGGCCAGGGAGGGGCCGGGCGCCTGGAGCTGCCGAATCTCAGCAGAGGGGACGCTGGGGAGTATCGGTGCTGGGCGAAGAATCCCTTTGGGTCGGCCAGCCGGGCCCTGTGTGTGCACGTGCGGT TTCCAGTGGGGAATCTGCAAATCACCGTCTCCAGAGCCAACAGGAGCGACCCCCAGCTATTCCAAG ATCCCGGCACCCCGGTGGGGAACGGCTCACAACTCACAGCCCGGGAGGGCGACTCCCTGCGGTTCCTCTGCTCCGTCGCCAGCAACCCCCCGGCTGTGCTGGGCTGGGTGAGGGGGGGCCGAGCCGTCGAGGGCGCCCGCCCCACGGGGGAGAATCAGCTGCAGCTGGAACTGCCCAACGTGACGGCGGAGGACGGGGGGCTGTACGGGTGCTGGGCCCGGAACGAGGAGAGCTCTGCCCAGGGGACATTCCAGCTGCTCGTCGAGT ACAGCCCCCGGCCGGGGACCGGGCTGAACACGTCCTGTCAGCACCAGGGGCCCGGCgtcagctgcagctgctccctgcgctcccaccccccgccccggcttcTGTGGCAGGTGGAcggggagcccctggctgggaacGGCTCGCGGGGGGCCCTGCAGGTCAGCTCGTGGGCCCAGGGGGATGAGGTTTTCAGCACCCTGAGCTGGACGGGGAGCGGGGACAGGGGCTCCAGGGTCTTCTGCCTCGGCTCCAACCCCCACGGGACCTACGCCGCCCTGCACTTTGAACTCAGCCCCCCACAGAGAG GTGCGGAGGAGCCTGGCAACCTGCTGGGCATCGGGGTGGCCTGTGGGCTGGGGGTCGCCGTCGGCATCTTCCTTCTCGGGCTCTGTGTGATCAA GCTGCGTGAACTGGTGCCCCCCAGCGCTGAGGCCGGGGAGGCGGCTAACGGGAGCCTGGCGGAGAACACGGCCGACGACGCCAACCTGATCTATAGTAACGTCACCACCATCCCTGTG